Genomic window (Borrelia hispanica CRI):
TTAATGCTAAAACTTCATGACGATTCTAATCATATTAAAATCGAAGGATAATAAATGAACTTAAATTACGAAATTTACAGAATGAATTCCAAAATGCAAGGCTCTGCATTAACACAAGAAGAGATAAAACAATGGATATACTCTAATGTCCTTATTTCTAAAGTGGGCATTATCAAATCTTTTAATTCGCAGACACAAGAAGCCGTGGTTATAATTCCAGAATACAAAAACTTAGAAATA
Coding sequences:
- a CDS encoding DUF777 family protein, yielding MNLNYEIYRMNSKMQGSALTQEEIKQWIYSNVLISKVGIIKSFNSQTQEAVVIIPEYKNLEI